The sequence below is a genomic window from Colletotrichum destructivum chromosome 4, complete sequence.
CGCCGAGAGCTTCGCCCGCCGATCCGACTCCTCCCTTACCCAAACGTGCCAATCGTCACAGTCACCCGAGGAACCGTCTACCAAACCACCGTCTCTTATGCACCAGGCGAGCATGCCTTGGTATTCGAGTGACTCCCGCACGAGGACTTGGTCTTCTTGCCAGGCCGAGAACGTTGCCAGCAGCAGGATTGCCTTTAAGAAATCCATGCGCACGGTTGGTGTACGGAAACTCGTGCTCGTTGCCTCAACGCCTACAATGCTATTACCGGCCGGGCTGGTCGCCTCCCCAGATTTGAGTCGGTGCAGTACGATCGCCCGCCCAGCCCGGTAAAGCTGGTTGGCATTACGGGTCTCGTAACGGAGCTGAGCGCCAACAGACAGCAAGGCCAGCACCAGCTCCGGGGAGTCCGGGTAATTCTCAGCAGAGAATGTTGGCATGTGGATGAATGGATGGTGATTACTATAACCATCCACAAACCCGGCGATGTAGCGCGATATTGACAGCCTCGATGGGAGTTTAAACCCGTCCAAAACACCTTCATACTTACTCAGATGCTGGCTGAATCTACTCCGTTGAGCTTCGCTTACCTTCCAGGGTTGAGTTAGAGGTTTCAACTCGTGGAAGTCATCTACATTTACAATTAGGGAACGGAGTCGTGAGACTGGACTGAATCAATGACGATCATCTTCCTACCTTCTCCGGTATCCGTGTCAGGGATGGAATTGCAGATGCGAGTCGAAGAGGAGACATTCGAACTCGGCCCGGGTCTCTGGCCTTCGGAAGTCGGCCGCTCGAGGCAAGGACCCGGGACGCTACCGAGAGTCGGCGCAAATGCTGGAGATTCTCCCATTGGAAGCACATCGGGTGGGGAAAAGTCGAAGCCGTGTTCAAAGTCCAACCCCACAGAGTCGAAGAAGTCGGAAATGTCTAGCATGGCTTCCATAGAGCCAGGAGGATCCAGGAGCTCGGGGGCATCTCCAAATTGGGGGTTTTCCACTAGCTCCTGCGTAATCATCGGAGCCAAGTGGCCTGGCTGCGCAGCAGAGTTCAAAGACATGTGGCTAGTATCGTGAGTGGCAGTTGCTATGCTGTCGTTGTAGACCGGCCAGGATCCCATAGTGTTACCAGTCGAGCTCTGGCTGGAGTTCGCGGTGCTTGGGGATGTTGACAGCGAACTGGCGGTGACGCCTGCATGGTAAAGACGCTCATGTCTGGTGAGCAAGTCTCGCCTGGCAAAGGACTGACCGCAGTGGCATCCATATGGCTTTTCTTTGGTGTCTGCGGTGTGTATGCCACTCACTAGTCAGCCCTTCCGCAAAAGTCAAGCGTCGTCTTTCCCTTGCAAGAGCCACCCACGCGTCCTTAAATGTCTCCGTAAATGTTCGCCGCGAGCGAATGCACGGTGACAAACGTGGCACCTTTTCGGCAAAGCAGGGCCTCTTCCGGAGGCCATAGTCTTCAACAGTATCCCAGAGTATGGTCTGTGTTTGTATGTCTGGGAACAAGCAACATCTGATAGAATCACAAAACCAGCAGAGATTCCTGGTGGTGAGTaaatccccccccccttttttttttctttcggAAATGACGCGACAGCTAGAGTTTTGTAGTTTCGCGGAATTAGTAATCAGCAAGTTCAGTGTGCACTGAATCGCATTAAGTCGGTTGATCCGTTGCGCCACGATGCCCCGGCTCCAGACTTGATATACGCCGTGGAAACGACTACAGCTTGCAAGCGGAGGTTTGAGAGGCAGACCTATCTTCAGTCTTGGTCTAAGAAGAGCGATTCTGCAAAGCCGTTGGACTTTGAGTCTGCAATAACGACGCATTGTGTGATGGCGTTGAGATTGTGGTTCCAATGAAACTGAGCACGCCTGTGTGTAGACACACAGTACTGAGGGAACCACTTGGCTGACTCCAAAGTTGTCTGGACCAACAAGGTCATTCATTGTCTTGTAGCATCAAATACTGACGAACTTATCAAGACGTGCCTTAAAACAGACagacgacagcacccctgCAGGGTTTCGCTTCTC
It includes:
- a CDS encoding uncharacterized protein (Putative transcription factor domain, fungi, Zinc finger C2H2-type, Zinc finger C2H2 superfamily), coding for MASGRGPALPKRCHVCHRAFARGEHLRRHLRTHTKEKPYGCHCGQSFARRDLLTRHERLYHAGVTASSLSTSPSTANSSQSSTGNTMGSWPVYNDSIATATHDTSHMSLNSAAQPGHLAPMITQELVENPQFGDAPELLDPPGSMEAMLDISDFFDSVGLDFEHGFDFSPPDVLPMGESPAFAPTLGSVPGPCLERPTSEGQRPGPSSNVSSSTRICNSIPDTDTGEDDFHELKPLTQPWKVSEAQRSRFSQHLSKYEGVLDGFKLPSRLSISRYIAGFVDGYSNHHPFIHMPTFSAENYPDSPELVLALLSVGAQLRYETRNANQLYRAGRAIVLHRLKSGEATSPAGNSIVGVEATSTSFRTPTVRMDFLKAILLLATFSAWQEDQVLVRESLEYQGMLAWCIRDGGLVDGSSGDCDDWHVWVREESDRRAKLSAFCFLNLQSLVFGVPPILLANELDLRLPVTCDEWLASCPSKWIRARAKGPALARFQKAFLDLVQPSAHSEDGPVTSPFGNFVLMHALLQRLMMAKQLCLDRHAQRLSPEDGARFELSLHRWREQWRRAPESVLDVKNTKGSLSWTATSLLGLAHVRLYFTCRTQQNACFGSAKSIADDAWDAKPPGRGPQLVYALLHAVHALNIPVQLGIDYLAGCQAFFWSLQHSFCSFEAAIFLSKWLFMLAADHESSRLDANERQIIRWIDCIVNEAVASLDEFEGHDFNSQGDTPQSLGILGGMVIKLFAKMFESCNSAWPIMRKLGNSLHEYSVLLDKNGGLASVGRAESNASCSAAT